The Humulus lupulus chromosome 4, drHumLupu1.1, whole genome shotgun sequence genome has a window encoding:
- the LOC133832335 gene encoding uncharacterized protein LOC133832335, with the protein MEATQRDVVAFNNILNVYSRASGQLINLEKSDVSFGKCVSLEDQKKLAELLRVNLVTVHGKYLGLPSFVGRNKREVFECVKDRVWKRLKGWKRSLFSAAGKEILIKAVIQAIPTYVMSCFRIPKKIIDSLHGMAARFWWGSTEKKKEDSLVQMGYLMQEQGQWGSGFQKSPSFQLGNVG; encoded by the coding sequence ATGGAGGCAACCCAAAGAGATGTTGTGGCTTTCAACAACATTCTCAATGTGTATTCTAGGGCGTCGGGGCAACTTATAAATTTGGAGAAATCTGATGTAAGCTTTGGAAAATGTGTAAGTCTGGAGGATCAAAAAAAGCTTGCTGAGTTGTTGCGGGTTAATCTTGTTACGGTGCATGGGAAGTATCTGGGACTTCCATCTTTTGTGGGAAGGAACAAAAGAGAAGTGTTTGAGTGTGTTAAAGATAGAGTTTGGAAGCGGCTAAAGGGGTGGAAACGATCGTTATTCTCTGCTGCAGGGAAAGAAATTCTTATTAAAGCAGTCATTCAGGCTATTCCCACTTATGTGATGAGCTGTTTTAGAATCCCAAAGAAAATAATTGATAGTCTTCATGGCATGGCAGCTAGATTCTGGTGGGGTTCTAcggagaaaaaaaaagaagattcaTTGGTGCAAATGGGATACCTTATGCAAGAGCAAGGACAATGGGGGTCTGGGTTTCAGAAATCTCCAAGTTTTCAATTAGGCAATGTTGGCTAA
- the LOC133830593 gene encoding transcription factor MYB122-like: MGRAPCCNVEGLKKGAWTTEEDQKLSAYITQHGEGGWRTLPQKAGLSRCGKSCRLRWTNYLRPGIKRGEFSNEEEETIMRLHAVLGNKWSTIAKQLPMRTDNEIKNHWNTRLKRIVAEMGKDNFLTRADIENSVAEHGIGNNSEIEKSPTKKLGVVDSKGSVSTSFKLLNDVASKLKASNFLASLINQEVGKSNSTEANSVSSPTTTTTTTITTPANLLNRVATTLNSPKSCSLGAIKAIFSKTLEGSTTSGSSDNSFSEVGIGIENTSDVRSPESENAVQVSIPFSSSARLLNKMAAKFALMNRIQAVVGDKIQHYVSGNATDGSTRSGSDGGSSHVSEPQVLEQNLLDDWGPKISHFDGVSDTCRGETCNQLDMVFEPDHQDQVFLLEVAGEDQKEKGKVRSNEDNELIRSMSNLSDSNEQVLVFTSNSSTSYDGSGQMEVILSDLEAANNWDDCINFDEFLDAAILE; encoded by the exons ATGGGAAGGGCACCCTGCTGCAACGTCGAAGGTCTGAAGAAAGGCGCCTGGACCACCGAAGAGGACCAGAAGCTCTCTGCTTACATTACCCAACACGGCGAGGGAGGCTGGCGAACTTTGCCTCAGAAAGCTG GTCTTTCGAGGTGTGGAAAGAGCTGCAGATTGAGATGGACTAATTATCTGCGGCCTGGTATTAAGAGGGGAGAATTCTCTAATGAGGAAGAAGAGACAATTATGAGACTTCATGCTGTTTTAGGCAACAA ATGGTCGACCATAGCCAAACAATTACCAATGCGAACAGACAACGAAATCAAGAACCATTGGAACACGAGACTGAAGAGAATCGTAGCTGAAATGGGCAAGGATAATTTTCTCACAAGAGCCGATATTGAAAATTCTGTAGCTGAGCATGGTATTGGTAACAATTCTGAAATAGAGAAAAGTCCTACGAAGAAACTCGGTGTCGTTGATTCTAAAGGGTCAGTTTCTACATCATTTAAGCTACTTAATGATGTTGCTTCTAAGCTCAAAGCATCTAATTTCCTTGCCTCACTGATAAACCAAGAAGTTGGGAAGTCTAACTCAACAGAAGCCAACTCTGTGTCGAGTCCTACTACTACGACGACCACCACCATTACTACGCCAGCTAATTTACTCAACAGGGTCGCCACAACTCTTAACTCACCAAAATCATGTTCTCTTGGTGCCATTAAAGCAATATTTTCCAAAACATTAGAAGGTAGTACAACTAGTGGTAGTAGTGATAACAGTTTTTCTGAGGTCGGTATTGGGATTGAAAACACTAGTGATGTGAGAAGTCCTGAATCTGAAAATGCAGTTCAAGTTTCGATACCGTTTTCCTCCTCAGCCAGGTTACTCAACAAAATGGCTGCTAAATTTGCTCTAATGAATCGTATTCAGGCAGTGGTTGGTGATAAAATTCAGCATTATGTTTCTGGTAATGCCACTGATGGAAGTACTAGAAGTGGCAGCGATGGCGGTAGCAGCCATGTATCTGAGCCTCAAGTTTTGGAACAAAATCTTTTGGATGATTGGGGCCCGAAAATCTCCCATTTCGATGGAGTTTCAGATACTTGTAGAGGTGAAACTTGTAACCAATTGGACATGGTCTTTGAACCTGATCATCAAGATCAGGTTTTTTTGTTGGAAGTAGCTGGTGAGGATCAGAAAGAGAAAGGAAAAGTTCGTAGTAATGAGGATAATGAGTTGATTAGGAGTATGTCAAACTTGAGTGATTCTAATGAACAAGTTTTGGTATTCACTAGTAATAGTAGCACTTCATATGATGGTTCTGGTCAAATGGAAGTGATATTGAGTGACTTGGAGGCTGCAAATAATTGGGATGACTGTATAAACTTTGATGAATTCTTGGATGCAGCAATTCTTGAGTAA